In the Alteromonas sp. M12 genome, one interval contains:
- a CDS encoding GGDEF domain-containing protein, which produces MITHSAPIKKRSAEESIILTLSGASTIGVLPFAIYRIMEQDWAVACLDLFAVFAIGSLFVYVYRTHQTLIPGRILAFVAMFVVFVTILLKGISQLMWIFPALTAIFFLLPANMAAIYSLVILLSIGYVLREQLTVFLALEFYVTAIATLLFSYAFADRMRKQQQQLTELATSDPLTGAGNRRAMEEKLLDVIAFQRREQSLPVSLILMDLDNFKKVNDAYGHAKGDDILKAFVETIEKRIRSTDKLYRFGGEEFVIIAENTPLKDAIKLAEQFRFAIENEGWLAKHNITISVGTAKYEPHETAFEWLGRADRAMYQAKDLGRNNCCVA; this is translated from the coding sequence ATGATTACTCATTCTGCCCCCATAAAAAAGCGTAGTGCTGAAGAAAGCATTATCCTTACTCTCAGCGGCGCAAGTACGATCGGCGTATTGCCTTTTGCTATCTATCGAATCATGGAACAAGATTGGGCTGTCGCTTGCTTAGATCTATTTGCGGTATTCGCAATAGGTTCTCTTTTTGTTTATGTTTACCGAACTCATCAGACCCTGATACCTGGCCGCATACTAGCTTTTGTTGCCATGTTTGTTGTGTTTGTAACTATATTGCTCAAAGGTATAAGTCAATTGATGTGGATTTTTCCAGCATTGACCGCCATATTTTTCTTATTACCTGCAAACATGGCTGCGATATACAGCTTGGTGATTTTACTCTCTATCGGATATGTGCTGCGCGAACAACTCACTGTATTTTTGGCTTTAGAGTTCTACGTAACAGCAATAGCGACTTTACTATTTAGTTATGCATTTGCAGATCGCATGCGCAAACAGCAACAACAATTGACCGAGCTGGCCACTAGCGATCCGTTAACCGGAGCCGGCAATAGACGAGCAATGGAAGAAAAATTATTAGATGTGATTGCGTTTCAAAGAAGAGAACAAAGCTTACCTGTTTCCCTTATATTGATGGATCTAGATAACTTCAAAAAGGTCAATGATGCTTATGGTCATGCTAAAGGCGATGATATTTTAAAGGCATTTGTGGAAACCATAGAAAAGCGCATTCGCTCTACTGATAAACTGTATCGGTTTGGTGGCGAAGAGTTTGTGATTATTGCCGAAAACACCCCTCTCAAAGATGCAATCAAACTAGCGGAACAGTTTCGCTTTGCTATTGAAAATGAAGGTTGGTTAGCTAAACACAATATTACAATTTCAGTAGGCACAGCCAAATACGAGCCCCACGAAACTGCTTTTGAATGGTTGGGTCGTGCTGATCGGGCGATGTACCAAGCAAAGGATTTGGGCCGAAATAATTGCTGTGTCGCATAA
- a CDS encoding D-2-hydroxyacid dehydrogenase, with product MINLLISSKDAIDYVEHIERAKIADLSIQICPKDPALISDAHTIDVVLGEPNLCIDVLPHCPNVKWIQSTWAGIKPFFDSAPHDFKLTGVKDIFGPQMREYVFSYLLYFARRIQTFKDLQTNRNWTQPLCAPLQGKTIGILGMGSIGTEIAKTAKHFGMHVIGIAQNIRQLDFVDEFYQLNQLQEFAHSLDYLVVLLPHTDKTEKLIDKGVLSLLNHQCILINAGRGQVIDENALLHALSHNQLQAAVLDVFIKEPLAEDHPFWGLDNLYITQHTAAISKPDEISKIFLQNLRLFNRNEKLINLIDWEKGY from the coding sequence ATGATTAATTTATTGATTAGTAGCAAAGATGCAATTGACTATGTAGAGCATATTGAACGGGCTAAAATAGCTGATCTCAGTATTCAAATTTGCCCCAAAGATCCGGCCTTAATTTCCGACGCTCACACTATTGATGTAGTGCTAGGCGAGCCTAATCTGTGTATTGATGTTTTACCCCATTGCCCAAATGTGAAGTGGATTCAATCGACTTGGGCAGGCATAAAACCGTTTTTTGATTCGGCTCCCCACGATTTTAAATTGACTGGTGTAAAAGATATTTTTGGGCCGCAAATGCGTGAATATGTGTTCAGTTATTTGCTGTATTTCGCAAGAAGAATTCAAACTTTTAAAGACTTGCAGACAAATCGAAATTGGACGCAACCCCTTTGCGCTCCTTTACAGGGAAAAACCATTGGTATTCTGGGTATGGGTTCAATCGGTACAGAAATAGCGAAAACTGCTAAACACTTTGGAATGCACGTCATAGGTATTGCACAAAACATACGACAATTGGATTTTGTAGATGAGTTTTATCAACTTAATCAGCTTCAAGAATTTGCCCATTCATTAGACTACCTCGTTGTACTATTGCCACATACAGATAAAACTGAAAAGTTAATAGACAAAGGGGTTCTGTCATTATTAAACCACCAATGCATATTAATAAACGCAGGTAGAGGCCAAGTTATTGATGAGAATGCGCTGCTTCATGCTCTTTCACATAATCAATTACAGGCCGCGGTTTTAGACGTTTTTATTAAAGAACCATTAGCTGAAGATCATCCGTTTTGGGGTTTAGACAACCTCTATATCACCCAGCATACTGCGGCGATTTCTAAACCAGACGAAATATCTAAAATCTTTCTGCAAAATTTGCGCTTATTTAATCGAAACGAAAAACTAATAAATTTAATCGATTGGGAAAAAGGCTACTAA
- a CDS encoding PLP-dependent transferase, protein MENEQQVNQAKLLSPRRNTTEAVSIDELAQEQLAHFGIEPHSEYGKALFATAKHLYLAQLDVNRLWTITNETLDGLSKENKLAYFNAKKFLSFQIAKILDTLQNPFRATYQSMTQQSGSQVSKSHYPLFDNIPALFSATPVIVRTATYVYACTEWVDDAFHGKEFTHQIYSRLLNPTNISLANAIVDLEAGPYSADYLAWNFNSGMAAIDALLSNVLSHSDILIVSRNVYGGVYQLLHDYFARENRMNIQLEWFDGYSAEEFSDFIKQVKSKHKISLKTQNLHVYLESPCNPHGYVLDVAGICEIAHRENHLVMLDATLATPILHQPLQQKDKSKRPDYVVHSYTKDICGTGATTAGVVIGEGFRMFQPKGSCVNGVDWSRTMFWDVYYIKGAFLDSEKAFDVLSGMKTLEQRIMNKVINTQVFSRFLEAHPLFNVNSHALPNHPNAELRKNQMRHGWPCALFTIDLEKAGLTREAFVRFFDALEPAFSHQVSIGQNNTIILCPALTSHSELSTAEQQKGGIHPTTMRIAMGTDNVKQLMAHLINSAKLHIDPCIANFSQQFMSLEEIDKLYMEICMQVCQQHYGSGPKMHGLVHQEMAK, encoded by the coding sequence ATGGAAAATGAGCAACAAGTAAACCAAGCTAAATTACTTTCTCCAAGACGTAATACTACAGAGGCTGTTAGTATTGATGAACTTGCACAAGAGCAGTTGGCACATTTCGGAATTGAGCCTCACTCTGAGTATGGTAAAGCATTGTTTGCTACAGCCAAACATCTTTACTTAGCCCAACTTGATGTTAATAGACTTTGGACAATAACCAATGAGACTTTGGATGGTTTAAGCAAAGAAAACAAGTTGGCTTATTTTAATGCGAAGAAGTTTCTTTCATTCCAAATTGCGAAAATACTCGACACTCTGCAGAATCCTTTTAGGGCAACTTATCAGAGCATGACTCAACAATCTGGCTCACAGGTGTCTAAAAGTCACTACCCATTGTTTGACAATATTCCAGCATTATTTTCTGCTACACCAGTGATCGTGCGCACTGCAACTTACGTTTACGCGTGCACTGAATGGGTCGATGATGCTTTTCACGGTAAAGAATTTACTCACCAAATATACTCAAGATTACTCAATCCTACCAATATCTCTTTAGCTAATGCGATTGTTGATTTAGAAGCAGGCCCTTATTCAGCTGATTACTTGGCATGGAATTTCAACTCTGGCATGGCTGCGATTGACGCTTTACTTTCAAATGTACTTTCCCACTCGGATATATTAATTGTTTCGCGCAATGTATATGGCGGTGTTTACCAGCTTTTACACGACTATTTTGCCCGTGAAAATAGAATGAATATTCAGTTAGAGTGGTTTGATGGTTACAGTGCAGAAGAGTTTTCTGATTTTATTAAGCAGGTTAAAAGCAAACATAAAATTAGCTTAAAAACACAAAACCTACATGTGTATTTGGAATCACCATGTAACCCTCATGGTTACGTATTGGATGTGGCAGGCATCTGCGAAATTGCCCATAGAGAAAATCATTTAGTAATGCTAGATGCAACCTTGGCTACGCCCATTTTACATCAGCCATTGCAGCAAAAAGATAAATCTAAAAGACCAGATTATGTAGTACACAGTTATACCAAAGACATATGTGGAACGGGAGCAACTACAGCAGGTGTAGTTATCGGCGAAGGATTTCGAATGTTTCAACCTAAGGGAAGCTGTGTCAATGGTGTTGATTGGTCGCGTACAATGTTTTGGGATGTATATTACATTAAAGGGGCTTTTCTTGATTCGGAAAAAGCTTTTGATGTCTTAAGTGGTATGAAAACACTTGAGCAACGAATAATGAATAAGGTGATAAATACCCAAGTATTTAGTCGATTCTTAGAGGCCCATCCTTTATTTAATGTAAATAGTCACGCATTACCAAACCACCCCAATGCTGAATTACGAAAGAACCAAATGCGGCATGGTTGGCCCTGTGCATTATTCACCATCGATCTTGAAAAGGCGGGGTTAACCCGAGAGGCATTTGTTCGCTTCTTTGACGCATTGGAACCGGCTTTTAGTCATCAGGTAAGTATTGGACAAAATAATACGATTATCTTATGTCCAGCTTTAACCTCACACTCTGAGCTATCAACTGCAGAACAACAAAAAGGTGGGATTCACCCTACTACCATGCGTATTGCAATGGGAACCGATAACGTTAAACAGTTAATGGCTCATTTAATCAATAGCGCAAAATTGCATATTGATCCCTGTATTGCGAATTTTAGCCAGCAATTTATGAGCCTAGAAGAAATTGATAAATTGTATATGGAAATATGTATGCAAGTTTGTCAGCAACATTATGGTTCAGGACCTAAAATGCATGGATTAGTACATCAAGAAATGGCCAAATAA
- a CDS encoding Lrp/AsnC family transcriptional regulator produces MKNPQRALDKIDLEILATMYADPSLSNKGIAAKVKLAPSSSLERVKKLQSDGIIENLSMQVNLNALGGHIQAMISVRLKDHNRATVDNFQTSLLPMAEVLNIFHMGGENDFFVHVAVTDSIHLRDFVFNAITARKEVSHVETALVYEHQISHTLPNFK; encoded by the coding sequence GTGAAAAATCCACAACGAGCGCTAGATAAAATAGACTTAGAGATCTTAGCAACCATGTATGCAGATCCCAGTTTAAGTAATAAGGGCATCGCCGCGAAAGTTAAGTTAGCGCCTTCTTCAAGTCTGGAAAGAGTTAAAAAATTACAGTCTGATGGCATTATCGAAAACTTGAGTATGCAAGTTAACTTGAACGCCCTAGGAGGGCATATTCAAGCAATGATTTCGGTACGCTTAAAGGATCACAATCGCGCAACAGTAGACAACTTTCAAACATCACTATTACCAATGGCCGAAGTGTTAAATATATTTCATATGGGCGGTGAAAATGACTTTTTTGTACATGTGGCGGTAACTGATTCCATTCATCTCAGAGACTTTGTGTTCAATGCAATTACTGCCCGAAAAGAAGTTAGCCATGTGGAAACTGCGCTGGTATACGAGCATCAAATAAGCCACACCCTACCTAACTTCAAATAG
- a CDS encoding anhydro-N-acetylmuramic acid kinase: protein MSNLYVGLMSGTSMDGVDVAIVDFSKIKPSIIDCKTYDYPPALVRTLNSLCASSGNELVAMGHADREVAEVFAHAVNDILLKNEISASKIAAIGSHGQTIRHHPCGNNGFTLQIGDPNTIAVLTGIDVIADFRRKDIALGGQGAPLTPAFHQAIFRHSHHSRVILNIGGIANITHIPSDAQQSVLGFDTGPGNTLMDAWCQKHLSLPYDANGAWAAKGSHDAQLLKKLLNEPFFTLPAPKSTGRELFHLAWLEQHLADYPKSVSKECVQTTLAMLTACSIAQQINQLEGVEEVFVCGGGASNDFLMECLENELVECDLRTTDDLGVSPDSVEAIAFAWLAYAFNLDMPGNLPSVTGASRPAVLGAYFPAH from the coding sequence ATGTCAAACCTTTATGTAGGCTTGATGTCTGGCACCAGTATGGATGGTGTTGATGTAGCGATTGTAGATTTTTCGAAAATTAAACCCTCTATCATAGATTGTAAAACCTATGACTATCCTCCTGCATTAGTGCGCACTTTGAATTCATTGTGCGCTTCCTCGGGCAATGAGTTAGTGGCTATGGGACATGCTGATCGCGAAGTTGCTGAGGTCTTCGCCCATGCTGTTAATGACATTCTATTGAAGAATGAAATATCAGCATCCAAAATCGCCGCAATTGGTTCCCACGGACAAACAATTCGACACCACCCATGTGGCAACAATGGATTTACCCTACAAATTGGCGATCCGAATACCATAGCAGTATTGACGGGTATTGATGTAATTGCAGATTTTAGGCGCAAAGACATCGCCTTAGGCGGCCAAGGAGCTCCATTAACACCGGCATTTCACCAAGCGATATTCCGTCACTCACATCATTCAAGAGTGATCCTAAATATTGGTGGTATTGCTAATATCACTCATATTCCTAGTGATGCACAACAATCAGTCTTAGGTTTTGATACCGGTCCAGGAAACACACTAATGGATGCTTGGTGTCAAAAACATCTCAGTCTACCTTACGATGCAAATGGCGCTTGGGCGGCCAAAGGAAGTCACGACGCGCAACTTTTAAAGAAGCTACTTAATGAACCTTTTTTCACTTTACCGGCACCCAAAAGCACTGGCAGGGAATTATTCCATTTAGCTTGGTTAGAGCAACACCTTGCGGATTATCCCAAAAGCGTTTCCAAAGAATGTGTGCAAACCACACTTGCCATGTTGACCGCATGCTCAATAGCACAACAAATCAACCAACTTGAGGGTGTTGAAGAAGTTTTTGTCTGTGGTGGTGGTGCGAGCAATGATTTTTTGATGGAATGTTTAGAAAACGAACTTGTTGAGTGCGACTTGCGTACAACCGATGACCTTGGGGTTTCCCCCGACAGCGTAGAAGCGATTGCGTTTGCTTGGTTAGCCTATGCATTTAATCTTGACATGCCAGGGAATTTACCTTCAGTAACCGGTGCTAGTCGTCCAGCGGTGTTAGGCGCTTATTTTCCCGCCCATTAG
- a CDS encoding peptidoglycan DD-metalloendopeptidase family protein, producing MVQRTLKRLPTKHKALLSGFALFFLLLLFIPTESAKASKNSQILEVGKRYEVPLTINSQQQLTEALDEEPLQWQSFTVAKGDNLAKIFKRAKLTPQETYYVSNAGDDAKKLLKIRPGQSLQLLIDEQGKLESLSYELSSTQTLYIKRQEQNSFASNIETKQLDTRFNYAQGEIENNFWNAAVKANLSEKHIMSLAGIFGWDIDFALGLREGDSFNVVFEEHFIDGEFVESGKIVAAEFINQGQSFTAILYDDGNYYTPEGRSMRKSFLRAPVNFKYISSSFKKRRFHPVQKRWKAHRGVDYAANTGTPVIAAGDGKVIRSTYDKYNGNHVFIQHGEKYVTKYLHFSKRAVKNGQTVKQGQVIGYVGSTGLASGPHLHYEFLVDGVHRNPRTVTLPKAQPIAKSEAPLFAKIAEQRVNQLNNTKRIMLAMNR from the coding sequence GTGGTACAAAGAACTTTAAAACGCTTACCAACCAAACACAAAGCCTTATTATCTGGCTTTGCGTTATTTTTCTTACTCTTGTTGTTCATCCCGACTGAATCCGCTAAAGCATCCAAAAACAGTCAAATATTAGAAGTTGGCAAAAGGTACGAAGTACCGCTTACTATCAACTCTCAACAACAGTTAACAGAAGCTTTGGATGAAGAACCTTTGCAGTGGCAATCTTTCACTGTTGCTAAAGGTGATAACTTAGCCAAGATATTTAAGCGCGCCAAGCTTACTCCGCAGGAAACCTACTATGTTAGTAATGCCGGCGATGACGCAAAAAAATTACTCAAAATTCGACCTGGTCAAAGCTTACAATTACTAATTGATGAGCAAGGAAAACTTGAATCGTTAAGTTATGAGCTATCTTCAACTCAAACCTTATATATCAAACGTCAAGAACAGAATAGTTTTGCAAGTAATATCGAAACTAAACAGTTGGATACTCGTTTCAACTACGCCCAAGGCGAAATAGAAAATAATTTCTGGAATGCTGCCGTAAAAGCTAATTTATCAGAAAAGCACATTATGAGCTTAGCTGGCATTTTTGGTTGGGATATCGATTTCGCGTTGGGATTGCGTGAAGGTGATAGTTTTAATGTGGTATTTGAAGAACACTTTATCGACGGTGAATTTGTTGAAAGTGGTAAAATAGTTGCAGCTGAGTTTATTAATCAAGGTCAATCATTTACCGCAATACTATATGATGACGGCAATTATTACACACCGGAAGGACGCAGCATGCGCAAGAGCTTTTTGCGTGCTCCAGTGAACTTCAAATACATCAGTTCAAGCTTTAAGAAAAGACGTTTTCATCCAGTTCAAAAACGCTGGAAGGCCCATAGAGGCGTTGATTACGCAGCAAACACGGGAACGCCAGTCATTGCAGCGGGTGATGGTAAAGTTATTCGATCAACCTATGATAAATACAACGGCAACCATGTGTTTATCCAGCACGGCGAAAAATATGTGACTAAATACTTACATTTTTCTAAACGAGCTGTGAAAAATGGCCAAACTGTTAAACAAGGACAGGTTATTGGTTATGTAGGTTCAACAGGATTAGCCTCAGGTCCGCATTTGCATTATGAATTTTTAGTCGACGGAGTTCATAGAAACCCACGTACAGTGACTTTGCCTAAAGCTCAGCCGATAGCAAAATCTGAAGCACCTCTATTTGCAAAAATTGCAGAACAACGAGTGAATCAACTTAACAATACAAAACGAATTATGCTTGCAATGAACCGTTAG
- the tyrS gene encoding tyrosine--tRNA ligase, with protein sequence MTNWQDAIREIKRGADEILIEEELIAKLKEGKPLKIKAGFDPTAPDLHLGHTVLLNKLRTFQSLGHEIIFLIGDFTGMIGDPTGKNVTRKPLSREDIIANAETYKEQVFKILDPEKTKVRFNSEWMDNLGAAGLIKLAARQTVARMLERDDFKKRYNNGQAIAIHEFLYPLVQGWDSVALEADVELGGTDQRFNLLMGRELQKAEGQSQQTVLMMPLLEGLDGVQKMSKSLGNYIGITDAPNEMFGKIMSISDELMWRYFDLLSFRPIEEITQLKQTVESGANPRDIKIELAKEIIARFHSEQAAEGAHQDFIQRFQKNAIPDDIPEIEVVPEGEGMPIANLLKEANLVGSTSEAMRMIKQGAVKIDGEKVEDTRLLIANSSEAVYQVGKRKFAKIKLG encoded by the coding sequence ATGACAAATTGGCAGGACGCAATTCGTGAGATTAAGCGCGGCGCGGACGAAATTTTGATCGAAGAAGAACTCATTGCCAAGTTAAAAGAGGGTAAACCTTTAAAAATCAAAGCTGGCTTTGATCCCACAGCACCGGATTTGCACCTAGGGCACACAGTATTACTTAACAAACTGCGCACTTTTCAGTCTCTTGGACACGAAATCATATTTTTGATTGGTGACTTTACAGGCATGATTGGAGACCCTACGGGAAAAAATGTAACCAGAAAACCGTTGAGCCGTGAAGATATTATTGCGAACGCCGAAACCTATAAAGAGCAAGTCTTTAAAATTCTTGATCCTGAAAAGACTAAGGTTCGCTTTAATTCAGAGTGGATGGATAATCTTGGCGCAGCAGGTTTGATCAAACTAGCCGCTAGACAAACCGTAGCTCGTATGTTGGAAAGAGACGATTTTAAAAAGCGTTATAATAATGGCCAAGCTATCGCAATCCATGAATTTCTATATCCATTGGTTCAAGGTTGGGACTCAGTGGCGTTGGAAGCGGATGTGGAACTAGGTGGTACAGATCAACGATTTAATTTGTTGATGGGGCGGGAACTACAAAAAGCCGAAGGTCAGTCACAACAAACTGTGCTGATGATGCCGCTTTTAGAAGGTCTCGATGGTGTTCAGAAAATGTCTAAGTCTTTGGGGAATTACATTGGTATAACCGATGCACCGAATGAAATGTTCGGTAAGATAATGTCTATTTCTGATGAACTGATGTGGCGCTATTTTGATTTACTTAGCTTCAGACCGATCGAGGAAATAACGCAACTTAAACAAACAGTGGAAAGTGGCGCAAATCCTCGAGATATTAAAATTGAATTAGCAAAAGAAATTATTGCGCGTTTTCATTCAGAGCAAGCTGCTGAAGGAGCTCATCAGGATTTCATCCAGCGTTTCCAAAAAAATGCGATTCCCGATGATATTCCTGAAATTGAAGTGGTTCCAGAAGGTGAAGGAATGCCTATTGCTAATCTATTAAAAGAAGCAAACTTGGTTGGCTCAACTTCAGAAGCTATGCGCATGATAAAACAAGGCGCGGTAAAAATAGACGGTGAAAAGGTCGAGGATACACGTTTGTTAATCGCCAATAGTAGCGAAGCGGTTTATCAAGTTGGTAAACGTAAATTTGCAAAGATAAAACTAGGCTAA
- a CDS encoding FAD-binding oxidoreductase, translating to MYDPIVEPYPKSHQQYPDSYWAKSIEKFPETTSLVNDIQADIAIIGAGYTGLSSAYHLAKKYGKSVVVIEANDPGWGCSGRNAGFVLPGTGRLSLLDMEQKWGRETAQSVFQEYMESIDTVNDFIEQGNIDCDKTPGGYLKLAHKRAKVEGLRKQAEKLSERYGESVKFVCSQEVNNAFLKSANMFGGIYFDKSFAVNPMKLVLGYYQMATEAGVKVFSNSPVINWQQKTNHHCLYTQNGRVTAEKVIIATNGYTGSKMHPLIANRHFPVLSSIIVTRPLKISELATIQLKAGLMAMDTRRMKYYYRLLPDNRILFGGRGAINGKKANNPINKKRLAQGLKNTFPVLDKIDIDHFWSGWVSASCDNYPRINHSEDKSIHYSMGYCGSGLAFSTLAGKRLAQNICEPESLPNLPFWQSQLPKFPFSQFRRVGLSAYYALASLRD from the coding sequence ATGTATGATCCTATCGTTGAGCCATATCCAAAATCTCATCAACAATATCCCGATTCATATTGGGCTAAAAGTATCGAAAAATTTCCAGAAACAACGTCATTAGTTAATGATATACAAGCTGATATCGCCATCATAGGCGCCGGATATACAGGCCTTTCCTCTGCTTACCATCTAGCTAAAAAGTATGGCAAGTCTGTGGTCGTAATTGAAGCCAACGATCCTGGTTGGGGTTGCAGCGGGCGTAATGCCGGTTTCGTGCTGCCAGGAACTGGCCGATTATCACTGCTTGATATGGAACAAAAATGGGGCAGAGAGACAGCTCAAAGTGTTTTCCAAGAATATATGGAGTCGATTGACACTGTTAACGACTTTATCGAGCAAGGTAATATTGATTGTGATAAAACTCCTGGCGGTTACCTTAAACTTGCCCATAAACGCGCAAAAGTAGAAGGGTTAAGAAAGCAAGCTGAAAAATTAAGTGAGCGCTACGGTGAATCAGTCAAGTTCGTTTGCAGTCAGGAAGTAAATAACGCGTTTTTAAAAAGTGCCAATATGTTCGGTGGTATCTATTTTGATAAGAGTTTTGCAGTCAATCCAATGAAATTGGTGCTCGGCTATTATCAAATGGCAACAGAAGCTGGAGTTAAGGTTTTTTCTAATTCACCGGTGATTAATTGGCAGCAAAAAACCAATCATCATTGCCTATATACTCAAAACGGCCGAGTAACCGCGGAAAAAGTTATTATTGCCACTAATGGTTATACGGGCTCAAAGATGCATCCGTTAATCGCAAACCGTCACTTCCCAGTGCTCTCTAGCATCATTGTGACACGGCCTCTTAAAATTTCCGAATTGGCGACCATCCAGCTCAAGGCAGGTTTAATGGCAATGGATACACGCCGTATGAAATACTATTATCGATTGCTACCGGATAATCGAATCTTATTCGGCGGTAGAGGCGCGATAAATGGCAAAAAAGCCAACAACCCAATCAATAAAAAGCGGCTCGCCCAAGGCCTTAAAAATACTTTCCCAGTGTTAGATAAAATAGATATCGATCATTTTTGGAGTGGTTGGGTCAGTGCGAGTTGCGACAATTACCCAAGAATTAATCATAGTGAGGATAAGAGCATCCATTACTCGATGGGATACTGCGGTTCGGGATTGGCTTTTTCGACGCTGGCAGGCAAACGTCTTGCGCAAAACATCTGTGAGCCTGAAAGCTTACCAAACTTACCATTTTGGCAGTCGCAATTACCCAAGTTTCCATTTTCTCAATTTCGGCGTGTTGGGCTTAGCGCTTATTACGCGTTAGCTTCACTACGAGATTAA
- a CDS encoding GNAT family N-acetyltransferase, which translates to MHNQQIQFCPLDPSHFERVLNLANHVHGANYLNQNAIETLYKQSFANNINASFVSLIGDELIGFRLTIAANNWIPDKWCTPERWGVPVEQVCYFKCNTVNDKYRGAGIGSKLLSLSIKKAQQQGALAGLAHIWLASPGNSAFRYFSKCGGKLVKQHPGKWQSSSIEDDYVCPVCKDLCECVAAEMLLKF; encoded by the coding sequence ATGCATAATCAACAAATTCAATTTTGTCCTTTAGACCCTTCACATTTCGAGCGCGTTCTAAATTTGGCCAATCATGTTCATGGAGCTAATTATCTTAATCAAAACGCGATAGAAACTTTATACAAGCAGTCTTTCGCAAATAATATAAATGCGAGCTTTGTGTCACTAATTGGAGACGAATTAATCGGTTTTAGACTGACAATAGCGGCCAACAACTGGATTCCAGATAAATGGTGTACGCCAGAGCGATGGGGAGTGCCTGTAGAGCAAGTTTGTTATTTTAAGTGTAATACCGTTAACGACAAGTACCGCGGAGCAGGTATCGGCTCTAAATTACTTTCATTGTCGATTAAAAAAGCACAACAACAAGGTGCATTGGCTGGTCTGGCACATATCTGGCTAGCAAGCCCTGGGAATAGCGCATTTCGGTATTTTTCCAAATGCGGAGGAAAGTTGGTAAAGCAGCATCCAGGGAAATGGCAATCTTCCAGTATTGAAGACGACTATGTTTGTCCGGTTTGCAAAGACCTCTGTGAATGCGTCGCCGCTGAAATGCTTTTGAAGTTCTAA